From Desulfovibrio oxyclinae DSM 11498, a single genomic window includes:
- a CDS encoding phage regulatory CII family protein, which translates to MFEKNLTKKMQDVVLDGQIAAKEVCRKINKPYSTLLRELNPFDTHAKLGAETMFDIIRVTRNVAVLEFMARELGYSLKPTGEEQKNKKSKSDGAAIMM; encoded by the coding sequence ATGTTTGAAAAGAATCTTACGAAGAAAATGCAGGATGTGGTTCTTGACGGTCAGATCGCGGCCAAGGAGGTGTGTCGCAAGATCAACAAGCCATACTCCACCCTGCTTCGGGAGCTCAATCCCTTCGATACCCACGCCAAACTGGGCGCGGAAACCATGTTCGACATCATCCGCGTCACCAGAAATGTGGCAGTGCTTGAATTCATGGCCCGTGAGCTCGGCTACTCGCTCAAGCCGACCGGCGAAGAGCAGAAGAACAAGAAGAGCAAGAGCGACGGCGCGGCGATCATGATGTAA
- a CDS encoding class II fructose-bisphosphate aldolase, which yields MSQTKFEQALAFGRPPNIQELFPNSQALIVSGKVIDRACLKKGKCMTIAANGRNIFVIEGALKAAQRANAALILEIARSESTYCPTNMWNLARRVDALCNQYGITIPVAIHADHYVIKKWDDVAVAEREIPTLFDAGITSIAVDASHLPDDQNLLANIELNPVIPDWAGYETEVGEIKGKHGLSTPVEAKYLIEGLNAHDICPDWIAMNNGTTHGIEDTGGGIQVELTAEIHEAIKPFGTSGAQHGTSGNHTDRLQRVAEETRTTKANVATALQMIGFGVKVNEYGNAIMTDGEFEKVEGRGMSEELWQEISEYAKANNLKGGDYKKLNLPFERRLLGEPREIRERMVKAIEDFVYDLLVNVFNAGDTADLAYDLLIEAGSHDLGPKMGRVADPAEWTEEKIREKAAAIDTDKGPEGDYDD from the coding sequence ATGTCCCAAACCAAATTCGAACAGGCGCTGGCCTTTGGCCGTCCGCCGAACATTCAGGAACTTTTTCCCAACTCGCAGGCCCTGATCGTCAGCGGGAAAGTCATTGACCGCGCCTGCCTGAAAAAAGGCAAATGCATGACCATCGCGGCCAACGGCCGCAACATCTTCGTCATCGAAGGTGCCCTCAAGGCGGCCCAGCGCGCCAACGCCGCGCTGATTCTGGAAATCGCCCGCAGTGAATCGACTTACTGCCCCACCAACATGTGGAACCTCGCCCGCCGGGTGGACGCGCTGTGCAACCAGTACGGCATCACCATCCCCGTGGCGATCCACGCCGACCATTACGTCATCAAGAAATGGGACGACGTGGCGGTGGCCGAGAGGGAGATTCCAACGCTTTTCGACGCCGGCATCACTTCCATCGCCGTGGACGCATCTCACCTCCCCGACGATCAGAACCTGCTGGCAAACATTGAGCTGAACCCGGTCATTCCCGACTGGGCCGGCTACGAAACCGAAGTGGGCGAAATCAAGGGCAAGCACGGCCTCTCCACACCGGTGGAGGCCAAGTACCTCATCGAGGGCCTGAACGCGCACGACATTTGCCCCGACTGGATCGCCATGAACAACGGCACCACGCACGGCATCGAAGACACCGGCGGCGGCATCCAGGTGGAGCTGACCGCTGAAATTCACGAGGCCATCAAGCCGTTCGGCACTTCCGGCGCACAGCACGGCACCTCGGGCAACCACACCGACCGCCTCCAGCGTGTTGCGGAGGAGACCCGCACCACCAAGGCCAACGTGGCAACCGCCCTGCAGATGATCGGCTTCGGCGTGAAGGTCAACGAGTACGGCAACGCCATCATGACCGACGGCGAGTTCGAGAAGGTCGAAGGCCGCGGCATGAGCGAAGAGCTCTGGCAGGAGATCAGCGAGTACGCCAAGGCCAACAACCTCAAGGGTGGCGACTACAAGAAACTGAACCTGCCCTTCGAGCGCAGGCTGCTTGGCGAGCCCCGCGAAATCCGCGAGCGCATGGTCAAGGCCATTGAGGACTTCGTCTACGATCTGCTGGTCAACGTCTTCAACGCCGGAGACACCGCCGATCTGGCCTACGACCTGCTCATTGAAGCCGGTTCTCACGATCTGGGTCCCAAGATGGGACGCGTGGCCGACCCCGCGGAATGGACCGAAGAGAAAATCCGCGAAAAAGCTGCCGCCATCGACACCGACAAGGGCCCGGAAGGCGACTACGACGACTAG
- a CDS encoding glycine betaine ABC transporter substrate-binding protein, translated as MLDPFRRILAAVVLVAAVFTFTATGAFAAKDKIKIASVGWTGVTIKTELAVSILDSLGYNAENLMVSVPIAFKAMATGDAEAFMGNWMPSQASMVKPYIEEGSVLNWVANMHGAKYTLAVPTYCAEAGLTHFKDIAKFGDKLEWTIFGIEAGNDGNQIIQDMIDKDMFGLGKFKLVPSSEAGMLAQVQSYTKDEKWAVFLGWAPHSMNERIDMTYLKGSTAETFGGNDGTATVWTNIRAGFQEENPNAAKLLKNLTFPISMMNQIMTTLNENGSLSPREAGLQWVENNPETYKRWLEGVTTADGEPAVPAFEAYLEKAE; from the coding sequence ATGTTGGACCCCTTCAGGCGAATTCTCGCCGCTGTCGTTCTCGTCGCAGCAGTATTCACCTTCACCGCAACCGGCGCGTTTGCAGCGAAAGACAAGATCAAGATTGCAAGCGTTGGCTGGACCGGGGTGACCATCAAGACTGAGCTGGCCGTCTCCATTCTGGACAGCCTCGGCTACAATGCCGAAAACCTCATGGTTTCCGTTCCCATCGCCTTCAAGGCCATGGCTACTGGAGATGCAGAAGCCTTCATGGGTAACTGGATGCCGTCTCAGGCTTCCATGGTGAAGCCCTACATTGAGGAAGGCAGCGTGCTGAACTGGGTTGCGAACATGCACGGCGCAAAATACACGCTGGCCGTGCCCACATATTGCGCCGAGGCTGGCCTGACTCACTTCAAGGACATCGCCAAGTTCGGGGACAAGCTCGAATGGACGATTTTCGGCATCGAAGCAGGCAACGACGGCAACCAGATCATTCAGGACATGATCGACAAAGACATGTTCGGTCTCGGCAAATTTAAGCTGGTTCCCTCCAGTGAAGCCGGTATGCTCGCTCAGGTGCAGTCCTACACCAAGGACGAAAAGTGGGCTGTGTTCCTCGGCTGGGCACCTCACAGCATGAACGAACGTATCGACATGACCTATCTCAAGGGCAGCACCGCTGAAACCTTTGGCGGCAACGACGGCACCGCAACCGTCTGGACCAACATTCGCGCAGGATTCCAGGAAGAGAATCCCAATGCCGCGAAGCTGCTCAAGAACCTGACCTTCCCCATCTCCATGATGAACCAGATCATGACCACCCTGAACGAAAACGGCTCCCTCAGCCCGCGCGAAGCCGGTCTGCAGTGGGTTGAAAACAATCCCGAGACCTACAAGCGCTGGCTCGAAGGCGTGACCACCGCCGACGGCGAACCCGCTGTTCCGGCTTTTGAAGCCTACCTCGAAAAGGCTGAATAG
- the betB gene encoding betaine-aldehyde dehydrogenase: MIRKKMYIDGEWVAADSGKEREILNPFDSSVIASVPEAGRGETRRAIAAARRAFDEGGWPQTPAAERARLVFKLAELIERDHEELARLESLDTGKTVEESRWDMDDIAGIFRYFAGLADKDGGEVIESPVPDTTSYVMREPVGVCGQISPWNYPLLQASWKMAPALAAGCTVVMKPSEITPLTTIKVTELAEEAGFPKGVVNTVLGPGAEVGAELSESHDVDLISFTGGIETGKTIMRAATGNVKKVALELGGKNPNIIFDDADFDLAVDYALNGVFFHAGQICSAGARILVQEGIHDRFVEELRKRMERIKLGNGFDDDTQMGPLTSAEHLAKVEAYGEIGKKEGAKLLLGGCRPDDEALKDGYFYMPTLFSDCENDMRIVQEETFGPIITIEKFSTEEEAVTRANSTVYGLSAGFWTNDPNRIERVSKALRFGTVWINDFNVYFVQAPWGGYKQSGLGRELGRMGLEEYTEVKHVYRNHATKALNWFGA, translated from the coding sequence ATGATTCGCAAGAAAATGTACATAGACGGTGAATGGGTGGCCGCGGACTCCGGCAAGGAGCGCGAAATCCTGAACCCGTTCGACTCCTCGGTCATCGCCAGCGTCCCCGAAGCGGGACGCGGCGAGACCCGCCGGGCAATTGCCGCCGCTCGTCGCGCGTTCGACGAGGGCGGCTGGCCCCAGACCCCGGCCGCAGAGCGTGCCCGGCTGGTCTTCAAGCTGGCGGAACTGATTGAGCGTGACCACGAGGAACTGGCCCGGCTGGAAAGCCTCGACACCGGCAAGACGGTGGAAGAGAGCCGCTGGGACATGGACGACATCGCGGGCATCTTCCGCTACTTCGCCGGACTGGCCGACAAGGACGGCGGCGAAGTCATCGAGTCTCCGGTTCCCGACACCACCAGCTACGTGATGCGCGAGCCGGTGGGCGTGTGCGGTCAGATCTCCCCATGGAACTATCCGCTGCTTCAGGCCTCGTGGAAGATGGCACCCGCACTGGCGGCGGGCTGCACCGTGGTCATGAAGCCCAGCGAGATCACGCCGCTGACCACCATCAAGGTCACCGAACTGGCCGAAGAGGCCGGATTCCCCAAAGGTGTGGTCAACACCGTGCTCGGCCCCGGCGCCGAAGTGGGCGCCGAACTGTCCGAGAGTCACGACGTGGACCTCATCTCCTTCACCGGTGGCATCGAGACGGGCAAGACCATCATGCGCGCCGCCACCGGCAACGTGAAGAAGGTCGCGCTGGAACTCGGCGGCAAGAACCCGAACATCATCTTCGATGACGCCGATTTCGATCTGGCCGTGGACTATGCCCTCAATGGCGTCTTCTTCCACGCCGGACAGATCTGCTCAGCCGGTGCACGCATACTCGTGCAGGAAGGTATCCACGATCGCTTCGTGGAGGAACTCCGCAAGCGCATGGAGCGCATCAAGCTGGGCAACGGCTTTGACGACGATACGCAGATGGGCCCCCTGACCTCTGCCGAACACCTCGCCAAGGTGGAAGCCTACGGTGAGATCGGCAAGAAGGAAGGCGCAAAGCTCCTGCTGGGCGGATGCCGCCCGGATGACGAAGCGCTGAAGGACGGCTACTTCTACATGCCGACCCTGTTCTCCGACTGCGAGAACGACATGCGCATCGTGCAGGAGGAGACCTTCGGTCCCATCATCACCATAGAAAAGTTCAGCACCGAGGAAGAGGCGGTCACGCGTGCCAACAGCACCGTCTACGGTCTCTCCGCCGGTTTCTGGACCAACGATCCCAACCGCATCGAGCGTGTCTCCAAGGCGCTTCGCTTCGGCACGGTCTGGATCAATGACTTCAACGTCTACTTCGTTCAGGCCCCGTGGGGCGGCTACAAGCAGTCCGGCCTCGGCCGCGAGCTGGGTCGCATGGGACTGGAGGAGTACACCGAGGTCAAGCATGTCTATCGCAACCATGCGACCAAGGCGCTCAACTGGTTCGGCGCATAG
- the betA gene encoding choline dehydrogenase — translation MKHYDYIIIGGGSAGSVLANRLSADPKTKVLVLEAGRPDHRLDFRIHMPAALTYPLAGKTYNWWYESEPEPWMNNRRIYQPRGKVLGGSSCINGMIYIRGNAMDYEKWSKDDGMENWSYAHCLPYFRRFECRTAGADEYQGAVGPLYLTTPECDNPLFNAFFNAVQQAGYPLTKDVNGYQQEGFGKFDRNTYQGRRHNAARAYVHTVKNRRNLTIKCKAHTNRILFQGKRAVGVEYTKGRRTMQAYGGEIISCGGAINSPQLLQLSGIGNGAELSSLGIDVVQNLPGVGENLQDHLELYVQYACKKPVSMFPALQWYNQPWIGLKWLFGHTGEAATNHFEAGGFIRSNDQVEYPNLQYHFLPIAIRYDGSAPNEGHGYQVHVGPMNTDVRGHVKIKSDNPADYPSILFNYLSTEQERREWVEAIRKTREIMTQPAFDELRGRELAPGDQAQTDEEILDFVAREGESAYHPSCTCAMGTHDMAVTDPEMRVHGVDGLRVVDASVMPYITNGNIYAPVMMIAEKAADMILGNTPLAPENVPYYKHDEA, via the coding sequence ATGAAACATTACGATTACATAATCATCGGCGGCGGTTCCGCGGGCTCGGTGCTCGCCAACCGCCTCAGCGCGGACCCCAAGACCAAGGTTCTGGTGCTGGAGGCCGGTCGGCCCGACCATCGTCTGGACTTCCGCATCCACATGCCCGCCGCGCTGACCTATCCGCTGGCAGGCAAGACCTACAACTGGTGGTATGAGTCCGAGCCGGAACCGTGGATGAACAATCGCCGCATCTACCAGCCGCGCGGCAAGGTTCTCGGCGGATCCAGCTGCATCAACGGCATGATCTACATTCGCGGTAACGCCATGGATTACGAGAAGTGGTCCAAGGATGACGGCATGGAGAACTGGTCCTACGCGCACTGCCTGCCGTACTTCCGCCGCTTCGAATGCCGCACCGCCGGCGCCGACGAATATCAGGGCGCCGTGGGTCCGCTGTACCTGACCACTCCCGAGTGCGACAATCCGCTGTTCAATGCGTTCTTCAACGCCGTGCAACAGGCCGGATACCCGCTCACCAAGGACGTAAACGGCTACCAGCAGGAAGGCTTCGGCAAGTTCGACCGCAATACCTATCAGGGCCGTCGCCATAACGCCGCTCGCGCCTATGTCCATACGGTGAAAAACCGCCGCAACCTGACCATCAAGTGCAAGGCCCACACTAACCGCATTCTGTTCCAGGGCAAGCGCGCCGTGGGTGTCGAGTACACCAAGGGTCGCCGCACCATGCAGGCCTACGGCGGCGAGATCATTTCCTGCGGCGGCGCCATCAACTCCCCGCAACTGCTCCAGCTCTCCGGCATCGGTAACGGCGCGGAACTGTCCTCGCTCGGTATCGACGTGGTGCAGAACCTCCCCGGCGTGGGTGAGAACCTGCAGGACCACCTCGAACTCTATGTGCAGTACGCCTGCAAGAAGCCGGTCTCCATGTTCCCGGCGCTGCAGTGGTACAACCAGCCGTGGATCGGCCTGAAGTGGCTCTTCGGACACACCGGCGAAGCCGCGACCAACCACTTCGAGGCTGGCGGATTCATCCGCAGCAACGATCAGGTGGAATACCCGAACCTGCAGTACCACTTCCTGCCTATCGCCATCCGCTACGACGGTTCGGCTCCGAACGAAGGGCACGGTTATCAGGTCCACGTCGGCCCCATGAATACCGACGTTCGCGGACATGTGAAGATCAAGTCCGACAACCCGGCCGACTACCCGAGCATCCTGTTCAACTACCTCTCCACCGAGCAGGAGCGTCGCGAGTGGGTGGAAGCGATCCGCAAGACCCGCGAGATCATGACCCAGCCCGCATTCGACGAACTGCGCGGTCGCGAACTGGCCCCGGGCGACCAGGCCCAGACCGACGAGGAGATCCTCGACTTCGTCGCCCGTGAAGGCGAGTCCGCATATCATCCGAGCTGCACCTGTGCTATGGGTACGCATGACATGGCCGTCACCGACCCCGAAATGCGCGTGCACGGCGTGGACGGACTGCGCGTGGTGGATGCCTCGGTCATGCCTTACATCACCAACGGCAATATCTACGCCCCGGTCATGATGATCGCGGAAAAGGCCGCCGACATGATTCTGGGCAACACCCCGCTGGCTCCGGAAAACGTGCCTTACTACAAGCACGACGAAGCCTAA
- a CDS encoding FadR/GntR family transcriptional regulator: protein MSAAIDAQTLFMPVRMGRATEEIALQVEAAIMDGRLAPGERLPSERDMQAQFGTGRGVVREAIKILKQKGLLEVKKGAKGGAYVREIGVDNVSESLTLFLKQHPFDPEKLIEFRESMDRSITELAIARAEDSEKKELYQGAKKLEAMLRESAPDLNEAGELDRKLNIMLARMARNPLFEWVMHALQMGFSSHDYALYEDPVYREKAAANWSDTARAIAAGEPMRALSFIGHHYVLLRQCVEERNGTRQENEMPFLNEISE, encoded by the coding sequence ATGAGTGCAGCGATTGATGCCCAGACTTTGTTCATGCCCGTGAGGATGGGTCGCGCCACCGAGGAGATCGCCCTTCAGGTGGAGGCGGCCATCATGGACGGCAGGCTGGCCCCGGGCGAGCGGCTGCCGAGCGAGCGTGACATGCAGGCCCAATTCGGGACTGGCAGGGGCGTTGTTCGCGAGGCGATCAAGATACTCAAGCAGAAAGGGCTGCTGGAAGTGAAGAAAGGCGCCAAGGGCGGAGCCTACGTGCGTGAAATCGGCGTGGACAACGTCTCCGAGTCGCTGACGCTCTTCCTGAAACAACATCCCTTCGACCCCGAAAAGCTCATCGAGTTTCGCGAGAGCATGGACCGCTCCATCACCGAGCTGGCCATCGCCCGCGCGGAGGACTCCGAAAAGAAGGAGCTTTACCAGGGTGCCAAGAAACTGGAGGCAATGCTTCGCGAGTCCGCTCCCGATCTCAACGAGGCGGGGGAGCTGGACCGCAAGCTGAACATAATGCTGGCGCGCATGGCGAGGAATCCGCTCTTCGAGTGGGTGATGCATGCCCTGCAGATGGGATTCAGTTCCCACGATTACGCGCTGTATGAAGATCCGGTGTATCGTGAAAAGGCGGCCGCCAACTGGAGCGATACGGCACGGGCCATTGCAGCGGGTGAACCGATGCGCGCCCTCTCGTTCATTGGACATCATTATGTCCTGCTGCGCCAATGCGTCGAGGAGAGGAACGGGACACGGCAGGAAAACGAGATGCCCTTCCTCAACGAAATCAGTGAATAG
- a CDS encoding methyl-accepting chemotaxis protein: MFTWLNGSLARAILFPLITIVVISVSALVYYVNKSSYELVLESETRAAGSQADAIRSALGLFIADSTATAKSLASRDDVIASFKDKTDGNTRILAKLAKSNPNLWGGIAFDTSGMAIAGSTRDGATLTGLDISGREYVRAVLEGKSEFVSEVFRAKSGQDLIFAISVPVYDEQRNLLGGVALLGGWEGFTKEFIDPVVIGHEGYAFILDSDGRLIHHPKDESLILKNQRNTVFAQEALRRQNGVVFYDWQGDSKVMVFXTDPHTGWVICMSAYEEDLAAGAVRQGYTLAGVGAVSVLIIIALIVMLLRRLVVAPVTMGMDVSAKMAEGDLRSRTESDSANELGRLMRSLGRMTRSLKDIVARVKGAAELVAAGSEELAAAAEQMSEGSTEQAASVEQIAASMEEMTANITQNTHRVKQTEDLAVQTAQNATEGGEAVRQTVEAMRNIADRTSIIEEIARQTNLLALNAAIEAARAGEHGKGFAVVAAEVRKLAERSGVAASEISELTGNSLHIAEKAGQMLETMVTDIDRNKELVQEVNVASQQQNDAAQQISESIQHLDTVVQKNASLSEEVSATSQELSGQAVQLQETMEFFKLDVDHSPGSNGRKQIKAETKKSPKAEPKALPYREVNEEEFERF; encoded by the coding sequence ATGTTCACTTGGCTTAATGGAAGTTTGGCTCGCGCCATCCTCTTCCCGCTGATTACGATTGTCGTTATCAGCGTATCGGCGTTGGTATACTACGTAAACAAATCATCCTACGAGCTGGTGCTCGAAAGCGAAACGCGAGCGGCCGGAAGTCAGGCGGATGCCATCCGCTCCGCGCTCGGCCTGTTCATTGCTGACAGCACGGCCACGGCCAAATCACTTGCCTCCCGCGATGATGTCATAGCTTCTTTCAAAGACAAGACCGACGGCAACACCAGAATCCTCGCAAAACTTGCCAAGAGCAATCCCAACCTCTGGGGGGGCATAGCGTTTGACACATCCGGCATGGCGATTGCCGGCTCGACCAGGGACGGCGCAACCCTGACAGGGCTCGACATCAGCGGAAGGGAGTATGTGCGCGCCGTGCTCGAAGGGAAAAGCGAATTCGTTTCCGAGGTGTTCCGGGCAAAATCCGGACAGGACCTCATCTTCGCCATAAGCGTTCCCGTCTATGACGAACAGCGCAACCTGCTTGGTGGCGTCGCCCTGCTCGGCGGCTGGGAAGGCTTTACCAAAGAGTTCATCGATCCCGTGGTCATCGGCCATGAAGGCTACGCGTTCATTCTGGACTCGGATGGCCGACTCATCCATCACCCAAAGGATGAATCGCTCATCCTGAAAAACCAGCGCAATACGGTTTTCGCTCAGGAAGCTCTCCGTCGGCAGAACGGTGTCGTCTTCTACGACTGGCAGGGCGACAGCAAGGTCATGGTATTCCNCACCGACCCGCACACCGGATGGGTCATCTGCATGAGCGCCTACGAGGAAGACCTCGCAGCCGGTGCCGTGCGTCAAGGCTACACGCTGGCCGGTGTGGGCGCGGTCAGCGTGCTTATCATCATCGCGCTTATCGTGATGCTCCTGCGCAGGCTCGTGGTCGCTCCCGTGACGATGGGAATGGACGTATCCGCCAAGATGGCCGAAGGCGACCTGCGCAGCCGGACGGAATCCGACTCCGCCAACGAACTGGGCCGCCTGATGCGCTCCCTTGGTCGTATGACCCGCTCGCTCAAGGACATCGTCGCCCGCGTCAAGGGCGCGGCCGAGCTGGTGGCGGCCGGAAGCGAGGAACTCGCCGCAGCCGCGGAGCAGATGTCCGAGGGCAGCACCGAGCAGGCAGCGTCCGTGGAGCAGATCGCCGCTTCCATGGAAGAGATGACCGCCAATATCACCCAGAACACGCACCGCGTGAAGCAGACTGAGGACCTTGCCGTCCAGACCGCGCAGAACGCCACGGAAGGCGGCGAAGCCGTCCGGCAAACCGTGGAGGCCATGCGCAACATTGCGGATCGGACTTCCATTATCGAGGAAATCGCAAGGCAGACCAACCTGCTGGCGCTGAACGCAGCCATCGAAGCGGCCCGCGCGGGTGAACACGGCAAGGGATTCGCCGTGGTCGCGGCAGAGGTACGAAAACTGGCCGAACGCAGCGGCGTTGCCGCCAGCGAGATCAGCGAACTCACCGGCAACAGCCTGCACATCGCGGAAAAGGCCGGTCAGATGCTGGAGACCATGGTCACCGACATCGACCGCAACAAGGAGTTGGTGCAGGAAGTGAACGTGGCCAGCCAACAGCAGAATGACGCCGCACAGCAGATATCCGAATCCATCCAGCATCTGGATACGGTGGTGCAGAAGAACGCATCCCTCTCCGAAGAAGTCTCTGCCACGTCACAGGAGCTCTCCGGGCAGGCCGTGCAATTGCAGGAGACCATGGAGTTCTTCAAGCTGGACGTTGACCACTCCCCCGGAAGCAACGGCAGAAAACAGATTAAGGCGGAAACGAAAAAGTCTCCGAAGGCCGAACCCAAGGCTCTGCCCTACCGCGAAGTGAACGAAGAGGAATTCGAACGCTTCTAG